The DNA sequence caacaatttacagcagttaccttttgctgtttgatgaccgctttgatataatggtgcatgtgccgtgtcggcggcgcctaaacaccgacggtcgcgggttctattcccgctcggagaggatatttatgtttatacaaatatttattttcggtctagttgttaatctttATGGTTCttccaacctagcctcagagaacacgctaggctgtcagtcccgcttgttattacgtacacctgatagcgaactttactcatagtatgtcgacgcgttagcgcagcggtcacagcaccagctgttgcgctggcgttagtgggttcaatctccgcgcacgacagacatttgtattggccatatagatgtttgtcattgtctgggtgtttgtgcttgtgtattgtgtatgtttccggacccccgacacaagagaaaaagcatccttgttaggtctacccatcactaaaaattgtaaaataaaataatttttaacaaaaaaaaaaccgacttcaaacaggaaactaaaaagtgaaaaataaatttacttagtacaaagtaattcgtattttaatttagttaatcagaaatgattaaataaatattttataattttggagttggtgccaagtaaatactacaacaacctggctacaataacaaatacaaacaacacacacacaacaaacaagtacaaaaaatattattagatatgtcaaaacaataacagaataataacagtattcaacctagtagtcaatgaaacaaattatgaaagaaaactgaatacatcttacgagtagatactagagtagttattgttttacttggcaccgacttcaaaattataaaatatttatttaatcatttctgattaactaaattaaaatacgaattactttgtactaagtaaatttatttttcactttttagtttcctgtttgaagtcggtttttttttttgttaaaaattattacagtaATGTTGGATCTGCAAAAATGTAAAGTAGATTTGTTTTTCTCAATCAGGctatttagttttgaaataaagtAATGCGTTGCTTCCGTTACATCAGTTAAGTAATAAAGTTCCGACCAGTCAAATTTATTTAGGTCGTCACGTAAGCCATCATAATTTATCTTAGTCacagttgtttttaatttttccttataaatatttgaaccaAGGCTACACAATACACTGCTATCATCTGTAAGATGTGAATGACAGACAATAGTGGTTGAAGGTTGACAAGATTTAATCATACAATGGTCCAAGCAATTTTGACCTCTTGTTGGTATACTGTTTTCGGGTATACATATATCCGTAACGGGCCATTAAGCTGAAATACTCTTTTGCTCGTTTATCAGTTGTGTTTTCTTtgatatcaatattaatatcacCCATTAAGACGCAATGTTggtttttacattttgtaataattcCCTCTAATGAACCCAAAAAACTGGTTATGTTATGCAAAGATGGTGATCGATAAATCGTTATAATTGTATAGGTAACAATCAACATCTAATCGCAAACAGTTGGCATCAATAAATTccaattcaataattataaaacaacgtcaacatgattgacggtcggtaaatttctCACTTAATTTGTGTCAAAAATTCGCACGGGTCGAAGTTGGCCttcatcaaaacgtggcggaaatttaaaaaaaaaaacaactatcaaTGTCAAGTTGGTAATGATATCTCTCATTCGATTCTGCAAACACAGCGATAAATTCCCGAGAATCCttgttgaattaaattttactccAATCCTTGCGAAATATTCACTCGCAACCCAAACCCAATAGCTGCATTTTTTcaccatgccgccatattgcTACCACACAACTGACACCTGACGCCTGACAGCgcccaaatatgcgttccacttatGGTTTCACTCATAAAATTCGCCCACAACGCCCGCGACGTTTTATACGTTAGTGGAAGGGACAGCGGTCGTGATCGATAGCGTTGTGGGTCTTAGGTGGAACGCGCCCTCTAAAATATCTGTTCTATTGTCTGCTATTGTCAATGTCAATTTGTCATCAAAATTCAAAGGTATATAAAGCAAAGAGTATTTCATAATGTAATATAGGGTAGTAAAAGGATATAAAGGTACGTCAAACAGTAGATATAGCGCTACTTGTTATTATTGTAGTTTTTACCTTTCGATAACGCCAGCAGAATTCAAGTCATTATTACAtcggtatttattatattatagtgttatatttttaacacattaACTGAtattttgaaaacagtattttttgttttcattaacaTCGTAAGGCTTGGTAagtgatttattaaatatattagactttttcatttattatgtacttttaaattattctattaacttttaaaataatcttaatacgACCGGATGGGTCCTCATATACCtcgttgtttaaaaaaaaaacacgcgaTTGATTGCCTTTGAAGTATAATTTTGTTTCCTACCTGCATtccatcaataaaaattaactttatcaatatatatatatataccacgTTTTTAAAGAAATCTCAGATCTGGCCGAACGAACAATGCAAATTTTGTGCAATACATACAATTTAGAAATTGCTACATTTTAACATGAGGTGCATTACAAAATCAGGTAATGTACCCAGAGTTGTCCAGCTACcttaaatgtaattgtaataatgTATGCATTAGTATCATCTTTTAAtcatatactacttttatttctaAGACATGGCAAACCATACTGGAAATTTGTATAAAGATGTGTCTCATTTTCACATACTTGTATATATTCCGTAGCATAACTGAAAAAAAGACAACCTTTTTTAACCCTTGATATACCCGGTGACTTCATACATACACAATTTACCTGGTGGGGTCCCCTGGACTCCcggaaaaaaaatcgtaattttaacatgaaataaatacttttttaaataaaaatcttcttatatttatttatttggtttaacaatggcataagtttttacttaaaattatacaatgacAGCCTTTAATTAAGGAACTTCTAGAATATGGcactttttgtaataaaattacgaGACCTAACTTCTAGTCTCaacatttcaaaaacaaaacaatttttcaaagtaaatttataagaaatataacaaaaacataataaatttttataaaaagcaaaaaaaagaacatggcccgaacaaaaacaaaaaacgtgcAAGACCTTTTAGTCACGGTTGGTGACACAGTCATTGCATATGTTTTTTGTACAGCTAAGGCACACAGGCTTAGTACAGCTATGGCAAATATATGCAGTTTTCCTTTTTAGATGCGGTGGACACAGGTGACAATACTTTCTCTCATTTCGGGGCAGTTTCTGCTCATTATTGCTCTCTACAGGTAAGTGAAGTGGAGTTGGAGTGCCTGTTATCTCCGAAATGATAGCGCGTAACTGCCGAGGAAGTttggtattatattataaaatctacTTTTTAGATTGCTTTCATCGAGTTCGATTGTAATAGTTTTGATGAAATCGAGACAAGATAATTTAGGTAAATGCTGCTGCGATTGATGTACTCCGTAGTAGAGTTGTGGTCTGAGAGCTCGCAGTCATCCTCGGATTCAGACTCCACCTCGTTAGGTTCTAGTCTCCTAGGCTGGTTCAACGCTATATTTTGTTGATCCTCACCATCACCATCCGTGTCGCTGTCACTTACTTGTGGGAGCCAGTTGTTTATTGTTAAACGTATTTGACTCAGCACCATCGTCAAATACGTTTATCGTAACTGTGAGACACCATTATAtcatctgaaaaaaaaaccagtaaaaatactgtaaataggctaaaacaataataaataaatataagatagatatgtatataggtactagataatagatataatacttatattctttttttttgtaaatatatacttataatacataGTAAACACCCAGACAAACACAAACGCTAATGTTCATCACAGTAACATTAATACCCCGGTGGAGTCCCACGGACTCCACTAGCGTGATTACTTACCGATCGGAGTCACGTACATCAACGTCCACTCTCCCCCGCGTTCGGTGCGTCACTGTGTGAAGGTACTGGAACGCACAATTTCAAAATCCAAAAACTAACGATTTTATGAGCGCGTAAAGTTTTCAATGGAGTCCCAGGGACCTACCGGGTAAATTAAGGGTtaattgttacaaatattttatttacatacagaTTTAATGCTACTATGTGCTGGTCGAAAATCAATACAATAGAGAAGCACAAATATTAAGACCACTAAAAACATCTGTGTGGCCTGTACAAATAGTCATGTGCTGTGCATTCATTTTTGTTTGACATTattgttaagagccatttcacaaaaatcggtaacaatccgcgaaattgtaatattttgacgtcgttaatctcagtgttggatacaataatgtaatttatattcttgaaatataatagagcaacctttgttgtagtccatagtcagatcagaattttgatttatattatgtgtataaaattattaaccttttcatcagcctcctccctgggtaaatggtcgcaatgtatactttgaagtcctacttttcaataacctctacgttgaaaccattttaaaaaaatatcataatatgtggaatataattttgttgcgcactatcgcagatttttattccatttgtatctctattaaacgattaaaaaaaattaaagttacgaatattttccaaataagtacaattttaaaagcgatatttttcttagaaaactaagaaattttaacgaactatcttcatcaaagtaaacttacatcattaaggaatacaaaaaaaataattaaaagatgtaatcatttttaatacattttatattaaataataaaaagatagtatatattaccacgcatcaagcccagtaaatcagtcgagcgctagcgctcttagaggtaagttccacgccaaattctgcgcagccgtctctttcgctcacacgcgccaagcgcctgttgttatagcggataaaccgcatttgatactttcgtaataaaatataaataaaataaacatattacgaaaatgactgtaaaataatataatgataatttctgtaaacaaatgtataatttaattttcttttgtcacattatcaatacaaataggcatttcaatctgtttgtcttgttatttgttaattaatatgtttgtcggtgtcgatgtcataaaatgctattttattcatatcgtaaatattagattcattcgtaaactgaaaaaactaaatcaattttaaaaaatttgtttcataaaattgattttttatttttattttaaatttattgactgttgttatataacatatttgaaatttttaacaaattaattatgtaaaaaacattttataccatagttataatttttattatacatcagaaaatgatcaagatggtattttggttgtcacactatatttactagcacaaagatcgcgcggctcgtacgactcgcgcgatgcgaccaaatttacctaaacttgcagaccgtaaaattgtgaaatggctcatAACAGTGTTTGGGTTAATTCACTATAATTGAATTGTTGGTGTTGTTCTAGGTTCCAaggattaaataaatttgtttggtCTTCTAAATTTTATAGATGTAATCTCAACCACATCAGTTGCTCTCCTTTGTTACTTTTCCACTTTACTATTACTGTATTTTTAGTacctgaataaaaaaaaatagatacattttaattgttaaaatgtctgaattaagcaatatttttaaagaattagaGAAGTTAGTAGAAACTGGTAAGTAATAAGTTTGTacttataaaattgtaacaaaaactctcatttagtttttaaaatagcaTTTAACAATACAATTTGTGTCAAAAAaggtgttaattattttatatctcacatattttcagaaaatgtgTTTGAAGTAATGAAAATgattatgaaagaaaatttaaatattgatgatATAACTCAAGATGAAgattatagtaaatataattttataaaaaactatttacagAGTATTATTAGTGAGATAGACTTACTTATTTTAGAGATAGCAAAAGatgaaaaacttattattagtgTAAAAAATCGTAAATTACTAAAAACTTGTTATGAATTATTGGTTGCACTTGGTACTTCAACGTGTTTGATACCTGGACTAGGTGTAAGTTTGGAGAAAAGATCCATAGCTGCTAAATCATTTCCAAAACTAAAGTTAAGAGAGGAACAAAAATATGAGGTGTTGGTTTTCTGTACAGAATTTTTCCATCGAAGTTTTAAGGTACCTATTCTCAAAAGTATCATTATGTCTTATTACTTTTCTGATTACATAGCCGCATTAGTTCAATTAGCATTTGCTCCTTTGAAAAAGCCTGGCGTCTATCCTACATTTACTATGACACAGAGTAACTATGACAAATTAATAAGTGACCAACAAAGATTCAAAGGAATATATGAGTATGTACTCAATAACTGTTTTCAACCATTGGTaatgaaagaattattaattcTGCAAAGTGTCGATGAACCTTCACCACCCATGTTTGTTAAAAACTTATTGACAAATGAAATGAGCAGACGTTTAACTGCACCAATGGGCTTATGCAATTTAATAAGATGTTTTATGGACTGTCATGATATGGATACAGGAATGCAATGGAATAAGgtttatgtattttgtaaaataataggaGCTAAACACGGCCACATGAATGAAACAGAATACCTTGAAAATATTGTATCACAATTGAAGGAAATATTGTCGCTAGACTCATTGCATTACCTGAATACTGGTATTGCAGGTTTGTTAACTCTTCTACAGAAACACAATGACCATGAGTTAATCCTAAATTTGGTCGAAGaagtttttaatacatttaattttgatcagatatcaaaatttaaattgccTAATACTATCATTCTTACTACACAAGAAAtacaacataacataaaaattttcCAAGCCTGTAGTAACATTATGGCAAATCTTGATGTACCATCCGAATTAATTTTACCCAATTTGTATATGCTTTTTCTACTAAGAATCAAATGTACAAATGACCAAACCAAATCAATAATAtctgatataattataaaaagtttagaGATATTAGATGATGaagaatttgaaaatattgttgAAGAGTTTCTATTTGGGCCTCAACTATCTGAATCTGCCAATGTTTTAATTGAAGAATATGAAGCAGGCTTAGTAGTTAAGTGTTCTGCTTCTCACGTAGAACATCCAACAAATGAAGCATTTACGAATTTCTTAGAGATTTTCAATGCAGTTACAGAAAATAAATTAGTGGccaaattatttgaatttagttttaaattatttgttaaatcaaATTCAGTGAGGAAGTGGAAACATACCACTGAAATATTACCTAGTGTAGAAGACGGACCTCAAGCGTTAAGTACAGATCAAAGTTATGTCCAAATGCTTCATCTTCTAGCTGAGATGTCGGCCTCAGAAAGGGTTACTAATGCTTTAAAAGAAAATCCTTGcattgttgtttattttgtgGAGTCTCTTTTATTTGGTAATATTACAGAGTTAAATGACGAATGTAGCACTATAGCTCTAGTGTTATTAAATACTGTTTTACctagtataaataaaactaaggaCTTGAAGAGAAGATTACAGAATTTAGTTCCTGTCTTAGGAAAGCTTGCCAAAGACGCATCTGAGCATACAAAAATTCTGTGTAAAGAATCAATATCGTTGATAACAACTGATTGTCCCAAACCTGAAGTTAGTGCCTATGATAACGCACTTGGATATGCAGTTGACAAACTACTTCCAGTAAGAGCTCATGGGATTATTGAGTTGACGAAATTAATAGAAAAGGCTGATCCTGAGGCTTTATCCAGAAGGCACTATTTGTTTTGTCTGTTCCAggtttgtataatttttatgaaatttttatatagtttattatcatactagcgacccgcggcttcgcacggttgcaaaaactaccagtattcctctactatattatgcatgtattatacatataaaccttcctcttcaatcactctatctattaaaaaaaaccgcatcaaaatccgttgcgtagttttaaagatttaagcatccATAGGACAGagaaagtgactttgttttatactatgcagTGATATATCAAATTCTcttgtcacaatgctagttaccatagacctccgaaacggctggaccaatttttatgaaattttgtgtgcatatcgggtagttctgacaatcggtcaacatctatttttcatacccctaagttgtaagGGGGGGAAggattaagggagttaataacatat is a window from the Melitaea cinxia chromosome 3, ilMelCinx1.1, whole genome shotgun sequence genome containing:
- the LOC123669537 gene encoding uncharacterized protein LOC123669537 yields the protein MSELSNIFKELEKLVETENVFEVMKMIMKENLNIDDITQDEDYSKYNFIKNYLQSIISEIDLLILEIAKDEKLIISVKNRKLLKTCYELLVALGTSTCLIPGLGVSLEKRSIAAKSFPKLKLREEQKYEVLVFCTEFFHRSFKVPILKSIIMSYYFSDYIAALVQLAFAPLKKPGVYPTFTMTQSNYDKLISDQQRFKGIYEYVLNNCFQPLVMKELLILQSVDEPSPPMFVKNLLTNEMSRRLTAPMGLCNLIRCFMDCHDMDTGMQWNKVYVFCKIIGAKHGHMNETEYLENIVSQLKEILSLDSLHYLNTGIAGLLTLLQKHNDHELILNLVEEVFNTFNFDQISKFKLPNTIILTTQEIQHNIKIFQACSNIMANLDVPSELILPNLYMLFLLRIKCTNDQTKSIISDIIIKSLEILDDEEFENIVEEFLFGPQLSESANVLIEEYEAGLVVKCSASHVEHPTNEAFTNFLEIFNAVTENKLVAKLFEFSFKLFVKSNSVRKWKHTTEILPSVEDGPQALSTDQSYVQMLHLLAEMSASERVTNALKENPCIVVYFVESLLFGNITELNDECSTIALVLLNTVLPSINKTKDLKRRLQNLVPVLGKLAKDASEHTKILCKESISLITTDCPKPEVSAYDNALGYAVDKLLPVRAHGIIELTKLIEKADPEALSRRHYLFCLFQDQLGNSDSYLYLAAINGLAAISMCCPSEALTALCGEFLHVSNQETKLLTTEHQNKIIELRLKVGDIIVKVIKKLGQMAVVHKVVLLNTMLCACSDDDPLIRASALSNVAEIALVMNYRMGTIIYEVLNCIWDVIETETVVECRRAAVMVITSLFKGLGKDILFQLKEYLLPIYRTINRLYKDTNEDSVVKLHAQLALEELNDIVRQFLTPDLQFEKKIVISSKEDDITFK